One stretch of Eggerthella lenta DSM 2243 DNA includes these proteins:
- a CDS encoding glutamine synthetase family protein, which translates to MTVTPEQDFVLKTIKSRDVHFVRFWFTDVLGRMKSFAVIPSELEDAFADGMGFDGSCIEGFCRTQESDMLAYPDASTFQVLPWRPESNAVARMFCNLRTPDGSPFEGDPRQVLARTAAKAQAMGYVFNIGPELEFYYFKDAEGTEVLDRGGYFDLTSLDYASDLRRDTVLTLEKMGIPVEYSHHENGPSQHEIDLRFTDALSMADAVMTYKLVVKEIAMKHGVHASFMPKPMAGEPGSGMHVHQSLYDLDGNNAFYDPNDPQGYHLSKVAKHYLAGLLKYAPEFCAITNQHVNSYKRLIAGGEAPIYLSWARSNRSTLVRVPGYRPTSEGACRLELRSPDPSANPYLAFAAMLAAGLAGIEEELELQEPNEDQDLFMLSRQDLRQQGIATLPESLGEAVELFAESELMRATLGDHIHSYLVAAKRAEWNDYQGYVSQWERDRYLAVL; encoded by the coding sequence ATGACCGTGACCCCCGAGCAAGACTTCGTGCTGAAAACCATCAAGAGCCGCGACGTCCATTTCGTCCGCTTCTGGTTCACCGACGTGCTGGGACGCATGAAGTCGTTCGCGGTCATCCCGAGCGAGCTCGAGGACGCGTTCGCCGACGGCATGGGCTTCGACGGCAGCTGCATCGAGGGGTTCTGCCGCACGCAGGAATCCGACATGCTGGCGTATCCGGACGCGTCCACGTTCCAGGTGCTGCCGTGGCGGCCCGAGTCCAACGCGGTCGCCCGCATGTTCTGCAACCTGCGCACGCCCGACGGGTCGCCCTTCGAGGGCGACCCGCGCCAGGTGCTCGCGCGCACGGCGGCGAAGGCCCAGGCGATGGGCTACGTGTTCAACATCGGCCCGGAGCTGGAGTTCTACTACTTCAAGGACGCCGAGGGCACCGAGGTGCTCGACCGCGGCGGCTACTTCGACCTCACGAGCCTCGACTACGCCTCCGACCTGCGCCGCGACACCGTGCTCACGCTGGAGAAGATGGGCATCCCCGTGGAGTACTCGCATCACGAGAACGGCCCGTCCCAGCACGAGATCGACCTGCGCTTCACCGACGCGCTGTCCATGGCCGACGCGGTGATGACGTACAAGCTGGTCGTCAAGGAGATCGCGATGAAGCACGGCGTGCACGCGTCGTTCATGCCCAAGCCCATGGCGGGCGAGCCGGGCAGCGGCATGCACGTGCACCAGAGCCTCTACGACCTCGACGGCAACAACGCCTTCTACGACCCGAACGACCCCCAGGGCTACCACCTGTCGAAGGTGGCCAAGCACTACCTGGCGGGCCTGCTCAAGTACGCGCCCGAGTTCTGCGCCATCACGAACCAGCACGTGAACTCGTACAAGCGCCTCATCGCCGGCGGCGAAGCGCCCATCTACCTGTCGTGGGCGCGCTCGAACCGCTCCACGCTCGTGCGCGTGCCGGGCTATCGCCCCACGAGCGAGGGCGCGTGCCGCCTCGAGCTGCGCAGCCCCGACCCCAGCGCGAACCCCTACCTCGCCTTCGCCGCCATGCTGGCCGCCGGCTTGGCGGGCATCGAGGAGGAGCTGGAGCTGCAGGAGCCCAACGAGGACCAGGACCTGTTCATGCTGTCGCGCCAGGACCTGCGCCAGCAGGGCATCGCCACGCTGCCCGAGAGCCTCGGCGAGGCGGTAGAGCTGTTCGCGGAGTCCGAGCTGATGCGCGCGACGCTCGGCGACCACATCCACTCCTACCTCGTGGCCGCGAAGCGCGCCGAATGGAACGACTACCAGGGGTACGTGTCGCAGTGGGAGCGCGACCGCTACCTCGCGGTGCTGTGA
- a CDS encoding MetQ/NlpA family ABC transporter substrate-binding protein: MNASTIVKTIAAVALASAALVALAGCGSNAAAGDEKTIVVGASPTPHAEILEQVKDRLADEGYTLEVKEFTDYVQPNTALEDGALDANYFQHITYLEDFNDERGTNLASAGGIHFEPLCLYPGKTASLDALPDGAQIAVPSDTTNEARALLLLESQGLIKIRDGAGLAATANDIVENPKNLTIVETEAASLPRTLQDVDLAVINGNYAIGAGLEPETALASEDENSEAADKYVNVVAVRAGDESSEKIKALVNALQSDEVKRFIEDTYGVAVIPSF; encoded by the coding sequence CTCGGCCGCCCTCGTCGCGCTCGCGGGCTGCGGCTCGAACGCCGCGGCGGGCGACGAGAAGACCATCGTCGTCGGCGCTTCGCCCACGCCGCATGCCGAGATTCTCGAGCAGGTGAAAGATCGGCTGGCCGACGAAGGCTACACGCTCGAGGTCAAGGAGTTCACCGACTACGTCCAGCCGAACACGGCGCTCGAGGACGGCGCGCTCGACGCGAACTATTTCCAGCACATCACCTACCTCGAGGACTTCAACGACGAGCGCGGCACGAACCTCGCGTCCGCCGGCGGCATCCACTTCGAGCCGCTGTGCCTGTACCCGGGCAAGACCGCTTCGCTCGACGCGCTGCCCGACGGCGCGCAGATCGCGGTGCCGTCCGACACGACGAACGAGGCGCGCGCCCTGTTGCTGCTCGAATCCCAGGGTCTCATCAAGATCAGGGACGGCGCGGGGCTGGCCGCCACCGCCAACGACATCGTGGAGAACCCGAAGAACCTCACGATCGTCGAGACGGAGGCCGCGTCGCTGCCGCGCACGCTGCAGGACGTCGACCTGGCGGTGATCAACGGCAACTACGCCATCGGCGCGGGACTCGAGCCCGAGACGGCGCTCGCCAGCGAGGACGAGAACTCCGAAGCGGCCGACAAGTACGTGAACGTGGTGGCCGTCCGCGCGGGCGACGAGTCTTCCGAGAAGATCAAGGCCCTCGTGAACGCGCTGCAAAGCGACGAGGTGAAGCGGTTCATCGAGGACACGTACGGCGTGGCCGTCATCCCGTCGTTCTAA